The following proteins are encoded in a genomic region of Bernardetia sp. MNP-M8:
- the gatA gene encoding Asp-tRNA(Asn)/Glu-tRNA(Gln) amidotransferase subunit GatA: MKTYIDSFASVQKAIQNKTLTCVELVEHYLKVIHEKNPSLNAFLEVYDEEAKAQAKLVDEKIQNGTAGKLAGMIVGLKDVLCHKDHKLGASSKMLEGFESQFDGTAVERLLKEDAIVIGRQNCDEFAMGSSNENSAFGAVKNEIGTNRVPGGSSGGSAVAVQAGMCMVSLGSDTGGSVRQPAAFCGIVGLKPTYSRISRYGLIAFASSFDSIGIFANNAADVAITLEVIAGKDDNDSTVSQREVPKYSELLKQDSESNTKPKIAYIKETLHSEGLSEEIKAATISKIEKLKNEGYQVEEVDFSLLKYALPTYYILITAEASTNLSRYDGVRYGFRSPNVTDLESMYKKTRTEGFGKEVKRRIMLGTFVLSASYYDAYFTKAQKVRRKIQEAMKELFSNYDFIISPTTPTTAFEIGKYEGETVELYLADLFTVPASVVGIPAISIPNGTDKEGLPIGLQIMGDYFSEDKLLAFADEMMK; encoded by the coding sequence TTGAAAACTTATATAGATTCCTTTGCTTCTGTCCAAAAAGCCATTCAAAACAAAACTCTTACTTGTGTAGAATTGGTAGAACATTATTTGAAAGTCATCCACGAAAAAAATCCTTCTTTGAATGCTTTTTTAGAAGTTTATGATGAAGAAGCTAAAGCACAGGCAAAACTTGTCGATGAAAAAATCCAAAACGGAACAGCAGGAAAACTAGCTGGAATGATTGTCGGATTGAAAGATGTTTTGTGTCATAAAGACCATAAATTAGGCGCATCTTCAAAAATGCTAGAAGGTTTTGAATCTCAATTTGATGGAACAGCCGTAGAACGTCTTTTGAAAGAAGATGCTATCGTTATTGGTCGCCAAAACTGTGATGAATTTGCGATGGGTTCTTCCAATGAAAATTCTGCTTTTGGAGCTGTAAAAAATGAAATTGGTACAAACCGAGTTCCGGGGGGAAGTTCTGGAGGGTCTGCTGTGGCAGTTCAGGCAGGAATGTGTATGGTTTCATTGGGTTCTGATACAGGTGGCTCTGTGCGTCAGCCTGCTGCTTTTTGTGGAATTGTTGGTTTGAAACCAACCTATTCACGTATTTCTCGTTATGGTTTGATTGCCTTTGCATCATCTTTTGATAGCATTGGAATTTTTGCAAATAATGCTGCTGATGTTGCTATTACGCTAGAAGTTATTGCTGGAAAAGATGATAATGACAGTACAGTTTCTCAAAGAGAAGTGCCAAAATATTCTGAATTATTAAAGCAAGATTCAGAAAGTAATACTAAGCCAAAAATTGCTTACATCAAAGAAACTTTGCATTCTGAAGGATTAAGCGAAGAAATAAAAGCTGCAACAATTTCAAAAATTGAGAAACTAAAAAATGAAGGCTATCAAGTAGAAGAAGTAGATTTTTCTCTTCTCAAATATGCTTTACCTACTTATTATATTTTGATTACGGCAGAAGCAAGTACAAACTTATCAAGATATGATGGTGTTCGTTATGGTTTCCGTAGTCCGAATGTTACCGATTTGGAATCGATGTACAAAAAAACACGTACAGAAGGTTTTGGTAAGGAAGTCAAGCGCAGAATTATGTTAGGAACGTTTGTTCTTAGCGCAAGTTATTACGATGCTTATTTTACGAAAGCACAAAAAGTAAGACGCAAAATACAGGAAGCAATGAAAGAATTATTCTCCAACTATGATTTCATTATCTCTCCAACAACGCCTACAACAGCCTTTGAAATTGGAAAATATGAAGGCGAAACGGTAGAACTTTATTTAGCTGATTTGTTTACTGTTCCTGCTTCTGTGGTCGGAATTCCTGCGATTTCTATTCCAAACGGAACAGACAAAGAAGGTTTGCCTATCGGACTACAAATAATGGGAGATTATTTTTCAGAAGATAAATTATTGGCTTTTGCTGATGAGATGATGAAGTAA
- a CDS encoding biopolymer transporter ExbD, which yields MPFKKKPKPNPEIPTSALPDIIFMLLFFFMVSTVMRENTLKVNVLLPQANQVQKMEKANLVANIYIGKPKEADQFGTAPRIQVNDVFINLDQIQQFAVESMANVPEVDKNRFRVAIKGDVGLDMGVVIDIREELRETEALKIYYAASKGEE from the coding sequence ATGCCTTTTAAAAAGAAACCAAAACCGAATCCAGAGATACCTACTTCTGCTCTGCCAGACATTATCTTTATGTTACTTTTCTTCTTTATGGTTTCGACTGTAATGAGAGAAAATACGCTTAAAGTAAACGTACTTTTGCCACAAGCAAACCAAGTGCAGAAAATGGAAAAAGCCAATTTGGTAGCTAATATTTATATTGGTAAACCAAAAGAAGCAGATCAATTTGGTACAGCACCTCGTATTCAAGTAAATGATGTATTCATCAATTTAGATCAAATTCAACAGTTTGCAGTGGAATCTATGGCAAACGTACCCGAAGTAGATAAAAATCGTTTTCGTGTAGCTATAAAAGGCGATGTTGGTTTGGATATGGGAGTTGTAATAGATATTCGTGAAGAACTTCGTGAAACAGAAGCTCTCAAAATCTATTATGCAGCCTCTAAAGGAGAAGAATAA
- a CDS encoding complex I subunit 1 family protein, giving the protein MTITFLIFLTLSLILFNTLVGVYVERKVSAFIQDRIGPTETGKYGLLQTFADVVKLLFKEDIIPSSTNKFLFKFAPVLVFIAVFAGFALVPFTANSETEMPLGILIWLGIVALDVIGILMAGWASSNKFSLYGSVRSLAQMVSYELPLGLSILCVVVWNGSLDLQEISQAQGIFAEKTTYLFGISFLNIETQTIGGLLSWNIISMPFFFIVFLIFFISGLAQANRTPFDIPEAESELVAGFQTEYSGMRWAFLMLAEYGMMLLIGLLTSILFFGGWNSPFPNIGSFELANYTSGEIGHFSSYLWSFFWLMSKTIIFMLIQMWIRWSFPRLRVDQLMTMCWKYLLPFSLGMLVLTAFWKVFLS; this is encoded by the coding sequence ATGACTATTACTTTCCTAATATTTCTTACACTTTCTCTAATTTTATTTAATACACTGGTGGGTGTATATGTTGAGCGTAAAGTTTCTGCTTTCATACAAGACCGTATTGGTCCTACTGAAACAGGAAAATACGGTCTTTTACAAACGTTTGCTGATGTAGTCAAACTACTTTTTAAAGAAGATATTATTCCCTCTTCTACAAATAAATTCTTATTCAAATTTGCCCCTGTTCTAGTTTTTATAGCTGTTTTTGCAGGTTTTGCGCTTGTTCCCTTTACAGCAAATTCTGAAACTGAAATGCCTTTAGGTATTTTGATTTGGCTAGGTATTGTAGCCTTAGATGTAATAGGAATTTTGATGGCTGGTTGGGCTTCTAGCAATAAATTTTCATTGTATGGATCTGTTCGTTCGTTGGCTCAAATGGTTTCGTATGAACTTCCTCTAGGACTTTCTATTTTGTGTGTGGTAGTTTGGAATGGTTCTTTAGATTTACAAGAAATTAGTCAGGCACAAGGAATTTTTGCAGAAAAAACGACCTATTTATTTGGTATTTCATTTTTAAATATAGAAACTCAAACTATTGGAGGACTTTTGTCTTGGAATATCATTTCAATGCCATTTTTCTTTATTGTCTTTCTGATTTTCTTTATTTCTGGACTTGCACAAGCCAACCGAACACCTTTTGACATTCCAGAAGCAGAATCAGAACTTGTAGCAGGTTTTCAAACAGAATATTCAGGAATGCGTTGGGCATTTTTGATGTTGGCAGAATATGGAATGATGCTTTTGATAGGACTTCTGACAAGTATTTTATTTTTTGGAGGTTGGAATAGTCCTTTTCCTAATATTGGGAGTTTTGAGTTAGCTAATTATACAAGTGGAGAAATTGGACATTTTTCGTCTTATCTATGGTCTTTCTTTTGGCTGATGAGCAAAACTATTATTTTTATGCTTATTCAGATGTGGATTCGTTGGAGTTTTCCTCGCCTTCGTGTCGACCAACTAATGACAATGTGTTGGAAATATTTACTTCCTTTTTCTTTAGGTATGCTTGTTTTGACAGCTTTTTGGAAGGTTTTCTTATCATAA
- a CDS encoding DEAD/DEAH box helicase: MNVSPNESFKVVYSLYEHQFLGCLFESFVVQVRQGKLTLKYQNISSRNAHEFDNGLSESDYELIKLMDSIQQDAIIKKFSNISSKVGKSGKKLTIFDFVDKIYDEEKGDKVTQKLIEDYVEGKKIKILNLLLEKNKLVYTMQRDGTPTGEFIEIPKIPATILFHVYKNPENTQYYPTIRHNEKTIEFRQSDAKIVCNSPAWLLHKNILYHFDRPLEGAKLKPFLRKKFILVNKSVEETYYKKFVASLISSYHVIPVGFEIITKRNDPQAELHFKILSSSTQSLFDTPVSTKANQNESENTVVFELNFRYNDEVYKVSELNENQNSHVVFENNEDKFIFTKFIRQVLLEKAVVSKLKELGLPIQKGKITLPRSKAFSWITKNETILQELGVELKQHQSEEGKNYFIGKSQISIAINENKDWFDINAKVFFGEYQIPFMQIRQYILKGQREFTLPNGEIAVIPEEWFTEYSELFEFMQSKDEKFALKKHHLALVQNLEQGNLANVTMNRKLQKLYDADNFGEIEDFELPKGFKGQLRPYQKAGYNWLRFLQEFNFGGCLADDMGLGKTVQTLALLQAQKEKEGEVAPSLLIMPTSLLYNWAVEAKKFAPDLKVWRYTGTDRNKDITTYFPKYDVILTSYGTMRIDADILNEFYFNYVILDESQAIKNPSSAISKAVKTLKSRFKLILTGTPIENSTLDLWSQMSFVNGGLLGNQKFFKTHYQIPIEKQSDVDKARKLQTIIKPFILRRTKNQVATELPPKVENIIYVEMSKSQEKVYEEAKSYYRNEILKHIELQGMAKSQIMLLQGLTRLRQLANHPKMVDPDYEGDSGKFSDLWEKLKSVLSEGHKVLIFSQFVRHLTLVRKELDKEKVKYSYLDGGTKDRKAEVENFQNNENIKVFLLSLKAGGVGLNLTAADYVFMLDPWWNPAIEAQAVDRAHRIGQENRVFIYKFITQNSVEEKILALQQQKIALSQDLITTESSFVKTLSKNDIADILK; encoded by the coding sequence ATGAATGTTTCGCCTAACGAATCTTTTAAAGTCGTTTATTCGCTGTATGAACATCAATTTTTGGGTTGTTTGTTTGAGTCTTTTGTAGTACAAGTTCGACAGGGAAAACTGACACTAAAATATCAAAATATTTCTTCTCGCAATGCTCATGAGTTTGATAATGGACTTTCAGAGTCAGATTATGAATTGATAAAACTAATGGATTCGATTCAGCAAGATGCCATTATCAAAAAATTTAGTAATATTTCTTCCAAAGTAGGAAAGAGTGGCAAAAAACTAACTATTTTCGATTTTGTAGATAAAATTTATGACGAGGAAAAAGGAGATAAAGTCACTCAAAAACTTATTGAAGACTATGTAGAAGGTAAAAAAATAAAAATTCTGAATCTTCTTTTAGAGAAAAACAAGCTCGTCTATACGATGCAAAGAGACGGAACACCAACAGGAGAATTTATCGAAATCCCAAAAATCCCTGCAACTATTCTCTTTCATGTTTATAAAAATCCAGAGAATACACAATATTATCCGACCATTCGACACAATGAAAAAACGATAGAATTTCGTCAGTCAGATGCCAAAATTGTCTGTAATTCTCCTGCTTGGCTACTGCATAAAAATATTTTATATCATTTTGATAGACCTTTAGAAGGCGCAAAACTAAAGCCTTTTTTACGCAAAAAATTTATTTTAGTCAATAAAAGCGTTGAAGAAACGTATTATAAAAAATTTGTCGCTTCTTTAATTTCATCCTATCATGTGATTCCAGTAGGTTTTGAAATAATTACAAAAAGAAACGACCCACAAGCAGAATTGCATTTCAAAATTTTGTCTTCTTCTACACAATCGCTTTTTGATACGCCTGTTTCTACAAAAGCAAATCAGAATGAGAGCGAAAACACAGTCGTTTTCGAACTCAATTTTAGGTATAATGATGAAGTTTACAAAGTTTCAGAATTGAATGAAAATCAAAATAGTCATGTAGTCTTTGAGAATAATGAAGATAAATTTATTTTTACAAAATTTATTAGGCAAGTTTTGTTAGAAAAAGCTGTCGTTTCAAAACTCAAAGAGTTAGGTTTGCCTATTCAAAAAGGAAAAATTACGCTTCCTCGTTCAAAGGCTTTTTCTTGGATAACCAAAAATGAAACTATTTTACAAGAATTAGGAGTAGAATTAAAGCAGCACCAAAGCGAAGAAGGAAAAAATTATTTCATTGGAAAATCTCAAATTAGTATTGCAATCAATGAAAATAAAGATTGGTTTGATATTAATGCAAAAGTATTTTTCGGAGAATATCAAATTCCGTTTATGCAAATTCGTCAGTATATTTTGAAAGGTCAACGTGAATTTACACTTCCTAATGGTGAAATTGCCGTTATTCCTGAAGAATGGTTTACAGAATATAGTGAGCTTTTTGAATTTATGCAGTCGAAAGATGAAAAATTTGCACTTAAAAAACATCATTTGGCATTAGTTCAAAACTTAGAACAAGGAAATCTTGCCAACGTAACAATGAACCGAAAACTTCAAAAATTATACGATGCTGATAATTTTGGAGAAATAGAAGACTTTGAACTTCCAAAAGGCTTTAAAGGACAACTTCGTCCCTATCAAAAGGCTGGTTATAATTGGCTTCGTTTTTTGCAAGAATTTAATTTTGGAGGTTGTTTGGCTGATGATATGGGACTTGGAAAAACGGTTCAAACACTCGCTTTGCTTCAAGCACAAAAGGAAAAAGAGGGAGAAGTTGCTCCTTCATTATTAATAATGCCGACTTCACTTTTGTACAACTGGGCAGTTGAAGCTAAAAAATTTGCGCCTGATTTGAAGGTTTGGCGTTATACAGGAACAGACCGAAATAAAGATATTACGACTTATTTTCCAAAGTATGATGTAATTCTGACTTCTTATGGAACAATGAGAATTGATGCTGATATTTTGAATGAATTTTATTTTAATTATGTAATCTTAGACGAGTCTCAAGCCATAAAAAATCCAAGTTCAGCAATTTCAAAGGCTGTCAAAACACTAAAATCTCGTTTCAAACTTATCTTGACAGGAACGCCAATTGAAAACTCTACGCTTGATTTGTGGTCGCAAATGTCCTTTGTAAATGGTGGACTTTTGGGCAATCAAAAATTCTTCAAAACGCATTATCAAATTCCGATAGAAAAGCAAAGTGATGTCGATAAAGCGAGAAAATTACAGACTATTATAAAACCGTTTATTCTTCGAAGAACCAAAAATCAAGTCGCAACAGAATTGCCACCAAAAGTAGAAAATATCATTTATGTAGAAATGAGTAAATCGCAAGAAAAAGTCTATGAAGAAGCAAAATCATATTACAGAAATGAAATTTTGAAGCATATCGAATTGCAAGGAATGGCAAAGTCTCAAATTATGCTTTTGCAAGGTTTGACTAGATTAAGGCAACTTGCCAATCATCCAAAAATGGTTGATCCAGATTATGAAGGTGATTCAGGTAAATTTTCTGATTTGTGGGAAAAACTAAAATCTGTTTTGAGTGAAGGACACAAAGTTCTCATTTTTAGTCAGTTTGTAAGGCATTTGACTTTAGTTAGAAAAGAGTTAGACAAAGAAAAAGTAAAGTATTCGTATCTTGATGGAGGAACAAAAGATCGAAAAGCAGAAGTTGAGAATTTTCAAAACAATGAGAATATCAAAGTGTTTTTGTTGTCTTTAAAAGCTGGAGGTGTTGGTTTAAACTTGACGGCTGCCGATTATGTTTTTATGTTAGACCCTTGGTGGAATCCTGCTATTGAAGCACAAGCTGTCGATAGAGCACACCGAATTGGACAAGAAAACAGAGTTTTTATTTATAAATTCATTACTCAGAATTCAGTTGAAGAAAAAATATTAGCTTTACAACAACAAAAAATTGCGCTTTCACAAGATTTGATTACAACAGAATCTAGCTTTGTCAAAACGCTTTCTAAAAATGATATCGCTGATATTTTGAAGTAA
- a CDS encoding MarR family transcriptional regulator, whose protein sequence is MEESKLKLSNQICFPLYSVSRLITKAYKPFLDKMGITYPQYLVLMVLWEKDEITVNQITEKLLLNTNTLSPMLKRMEKMEIIERNRSEEDERSVIIKLTEKGKELKKQATCVPEQLAQVLVNENVHVSDIINLKEVLNEWIKILSVDKE, encoded by the coding sequence ATGGAAGAATCAAAATTAAAACTGAGCAATCAAATTTGTTTTCCTCTTTACTCAGTTTCTCGTCTTATCACAAAGGCTTATAAGCCTTTTTTGGATAAAATGGGAATTACTTACCCTCAATATTTAGTATTGATGGTACTTTGGGAAAAAGATGAGATTACAGTAAATCAAATTACTGAAAAGTTACTTCTCAATACAAATACACTTTCGCCTATGCTAAAACGTATGGAGAAAATGGAAATTATTGAGCGTAATCGTTCAGAAGAAGATGAGCGAAGCGTCATTATAAAATTGACAGAAAAGGGAAAAGAACTAAAAAAACAAGCTACCTGTGTTCCAGAACAGCTTGCACAAGTATTAGTAAATGAAAATGTCCATGTTTCAGATATTATAAACCTAAAAGAGGTTCTGAATGAATGGATAAAAATACTTTCAGTAGACAAAGAATAA
- a CDS encoding nitroreductase family protein produces the protein MELLDRLNWRYAAKAMNGEKVPQAKIDNIIEAISLAPTSSGLQPFEVFVITNQEIKDKIKPVAWNQSVVSDCSHLFVFAAWDTYTADRINKMFDLVNEVRGFKNEGWENYRQMLLSSYPQKDAEENFQHAARQAYIAFTEALTACAFEEVDCTPMEGFDPNAVDEILGLKEKGLRSCVLLPVGYRKTENDWLVNLKKVRKPKKDLVTLVD, from the coding sequence ATGGAATTATTAGATAGACTCAACTGGCGATATGCTGCTAAAGCAATGAATGGCGAAAAAGTACCACAAGCAAAAATCGATAACATCATCGAAGCAATTTCGCTTGCACCTACTTCAAGTGGATTACAGCCTTTTGAGGTATTTGTTATTACCAATCAAGAAATTAAAGACAAAATCAAGCCTGTTGCTTGGAATCAATCTGTAGTTTCAGACTGTTCGCATTTGTTTGTTTTTGCTGCTTGGGATACATATACAGCCGACAGAATCAATAAAATGTTTGATTTGGTAAATGAAGTTCGTGGATTTAAAAATGAAGGTTGGGAAAACTACCGTCAAATGTTATTGAGTAGCTATCCACAAAAAGATGCAGAAGAAAACTTTCAACATGCTGCTAGACAAGCCTATATTGCTTTTACAGAAGCTCTAACAGCTTGTGCTTTCGAAGAAGTAGACTGTACGCCAATGGAAGGTTTTGATCCAAATGCAGTAGATGAGATTTTAGGATTAAAAGAAAAAGGTCTCAGAAGTTGTGTACTTCTTCCTGTTGGTTACAGAAAAACTGAAAATGACTGGTTGGTAAACTTGAAAAAAGTAAGAAAACCTAAAAAAGATCTAGTTACATTAGTTGACTAA
- a CDS encoding twin-arginine translocase TatA/TatE family subunit, translating to MLNTLLFIGGLGAWEIALIMLIVLVFFGAKRIPELARGVGRGIREFKDATSEVKNSIEAESKKEDVSTTKREA from the coding sequence ATGTTAAATACACTTCTTTTCATCGGTGGACTTGGAGCTTGGGAAATTGCTCTTATTATGCTTATCGTCCTTGTCTTCTTTGGCGCAAAGCGCATTCCTGAACTTGCTCGTGGAGTAGGTCGTGGAATTCGTGAGTTTAAAGATGCAACCAGCGAAGTAAAAAATTCAATCGAAGCAGAAAGTAAAAAAGAAGATGTTTCTACAACTAAAAGAGAAGCATAA
- a CDS encoding DUF6268 family outer membrane beta-barrel protein, with protein sequence MNKRYRLFAIAFLFCFCLFGNLFLAKAQVDTGDVIAPDEEEEFSMDGFEEADDTVIKKYCNNKINNLNPTTLIGLSYDFMFGSELESINPDDSDSTFSYTSPISLNHGIRLDANIPLVSKSNIIFNATFSYWESRYNFDQVDTRDALALSLNNNPLRTATLGILAFKPLDEKHFLIFQAATSLNGNYSIGTYDAGEVEPDFGKMKYTASLLYGWKKSDNQNLAIGVTRTYRGGKLLHVPIFMWNKTFNNKWGMELLLPARGSLRYNFSAKSSLNFGYELEGQSYLLQNSPNNDIFATNNYELSKSEIRGRIELNKALSSFIRLNLQAGVAPAYRFDLANGASNDANEVSIGSLGLPMYFRIGLNFVSP encoded by the coding sequence ATGAACAAAAGATACCGTTTATTTGCGATTGCCTTTTTATTTTGCTTTTGTCTTTTTGGTAATCTCTTCCTAGCCAAAGCACAAGTAGATACAGGTGATGTCATTGCACCTGATGAAGAAGAAGAATTTAGTATGGATGGCTTTGAAGAAGCTGATGATACAGTCATTAAAAAATATTGTAATAATAAAATCAATAACTTAAATCCTACTACACTTATCGGTTTGAGCTATGATTTTATGTTTGGCTCAGAACTAGAATCTATAAACCCAGATGATAGTGATAGCACTTTTAGTTACACATCTCCTATCAGTCTAAATCATGGTATTCGTTTGGATGCTAATATTCCTTTAGTATCTAAGAGTAATATTATTTTCAATGCTACTTTTTCATATTGGGAAAGTCGTTATAATTTTGATCAAGTAGATACTAGAGATGCTTTAGCTCTTTCATTAAATAACAATCCACTTCGTACAGCTACGTTAGGAATTTTAGCTTTCAAACCTCTTGATGAAAAACATTTTCTTATATTTCAAGCTGCTACTTCACTCAATGGAAATTATAGTATTGGAACGTATGATGCTGGAGAAGTAGAGCCAGATTTTGGAAAGATGAAATATACTGCTTCTCTACTTTATGGTTGGAAGAAAAGTGATAATCAAAACTTAGCTATTGGTGTTACTCGTACATATCGTGGTGGTAAACTTTTACATGTGCCTATCTTCATGTGGAATAAAACGTTTAATAATAAATGGGGAATGGAATTATTATTACCTGCTCGTGGCTCTCTACGTTATAATTTTTCTGCAAAATCGTCACTTAATTTTGGTTATGAGTTAGAGGGACAAAGCTATCTCTTACAAAATTCGCCTAACAATGATATATTTGCTACCAATAATTATGAACTAAGTAAATCTGAAATTCGTGGGCGTATCGAACTCAATAAAGCACTTTCTAGTTTTATTCGTCTGAATCTTCAAGCTGGTGTAGCTCCTGCATATCGTTTTGATTTGGCAAATGGAGCAAGTAATGATGCAAATGAAGTATCAATAGGAAGTCTTGGTTTACCTATGTATTTCCGTATTGGTCTTAACTTTGTAAGTCCTTAA
- a CDS encoding Ezrin/radixin/moesin family protein, translating into MFRFILASLCFIFLLSTHSVFAQKMSKEQKKVWKKKQKSMSVEDFKKKVEGYETAVEEASKLEKQVVSTSQTLMEKERMVDSLQQALADAQQAAKSETENADASSSDGKDDYSKGTVYRVQVGAFRNKDLMKFVEHRRFHAEEDEDGVKKYTIAAFRDYWEADLFKKYLREMGVNDAWIVSYKDGVRVQIESVLSAEDQNMVKSGDSKNNDID; encoded by the coding sequence ATGTTTCGTTTTATTTTAGCAAGTCTTTGTTTTATTTTTCTGCTTTCTACACATTCTGTTTTTGCTCAAAAAATGAGTAAAGAACAAAAAAAAGTTTGGAAGAAAAAACAAAAATCGATGTCTGTAGAAGACTTTAAGAAAAAAGTAGAGGGCTACGAAACAGCTGTTGAAGAGGCTAGTAAATTGGAAAAACAGGTTGTTTCGACAAGCCAAACTCTGATGGAAAAAGAACGAATGGTTGATAGTTTGCAGCAAGCTTTAGCAGATGCACAACAAGCAGCAAAGTCAGAAACAGAAAATGCTGATGCTTCTTCTTCGGATGGAAAAGATGATTATTCTAAAGGAACAGTTTATAGAGTACAAGTAGGAGCATTTAGAAACAAAGACTTAATGAAATTTGTCGAACACAGACGTTTCCATGCTGAAGAAGATGAAGACGGAGTAAAAAAATATACCATTGCAGCTTTTAGAGACTATTGGGAAGCTGACTTATTCAAAAAATATTTGCGTGAAATGGGTGTAAATGATGCATGGATTGTTTCTTATAAAGATGGCGTTCGTGTTCAGATAGAAAGCGTTTTGTCAGCAGAAGACCAAAATATGGTAAAATCAGGAGATAGCAAGAATAATGACATCGATTAA
- a CDS encoding polyprenyl synthetase family protein, translating into MPQETTINPTFSLQEAQKALETHIKNLNTEGKPADLYAPIKYIMSLGGKRMRPLLVLLGYSLYDSEWKNAVAPAIVTEVFHNFTLLHDDIMDNAPIRRGQPTAHEKWNENTALLSGDLMLIKTYQWFGESIPSDKFHSVLQLFNACAIGVCEGQQFDMEFESRNDVEIEEYLEMIKLKTAVLLGFSLELGAILGGAKPFEAQQLREVGISAGIGFQLHDDILDVYADPKTFGKRVGGDIIENKKTYLMLTALQKEKEAGNKELQNWINKTEFDEAEKVKLVTQIYNNLNIRQFAEDKMNEYFEKSYQTLENLSVRHEKQKQFLKQFLMQIQERQK; encoded by the coding sequence ATGCCACAAGAAACTACTATCAATCCTACATTCTCACTACAAGAAGCTCAAAAAGCTCTTGAAACTCATATCAAAAACCTAAATACAGAAGGCAAACCAGCCGATTTGTACGCACCTATCAAATATATTATGTCTTTGGGTGGAAAAAGAATGCGTCCTTTGCTTGTTCTTTTGGGGTATTCCTTATATGACTCGGAATGGAAAAATGCTGTTGCTCCTGCAATTGTAACAGAGGTTTTTCATAATTTCACTTTGTTGCATGATGATATTATGGACAATGCTCCAATTCGTAGAGGACAACCTACAGCACACGAAAAATGGAATGAAAACACAGCACTTTTGTCAGGTGATTTGATGCTTATCAAAACCTATCAATGGTTTGGAGAATCTATTCCTTCAGATAAATTTCATTCTGTTTTGCAGCTTTTCAATGCCTGTGCGATTGGAGTTTGTGAAGGACAACAGTTTGATATGGAATTTGAAAGTCGTAATGATGTAGAGATAGAAGAGTATTTGGAAATGATAAAACTAAAAACAGCCGTTTTGTTAGGATTTTCATTAGAATTAGGAGCAATTTTGGGAGGTGCAAAACCTTTTGAAGCACAGCAACTTAGAGAAGTAGGCATTTCGGCAGGAATTGGTTTTCAACTTCACGATGATATTTTGGATGTCTATGCAGACCCAAAAACATTTGGAAAACGAGTAGGAGGAGATATTATAGAAAATAAAAAAACTTATTTGATGCTGACAGCTTTACAAAAAGAAAAAGAAGCAGGAAATAAGGAATTACAGAATTGGATAAATAAGACAGAATTTGATGAAGCCGAAAAAGTAAAATTAGTTACTCAAATTTATAACAATCTGAATATAAGACAGTTTGCAGAAGATAAAATGAATGAATATTTTGAAAAATCCTATCAAACCTTAGAAAATCTTTCTGTCAGACACGAAAAACAAAAACAATTTTTAAAACAGTTTTTGATGCAAATACAGGAAAGGCAGAAGTAG
- a CDS encoding DUF2147 domain-containing protein: protein MKTLHILFVALFASLFVLTSWTAAEFYSPTQDSPGDILIGDWQPSDKRSVIRISKGEASKGQDVNKYYGRIVWLKEKDNPDGTPRLDINNPDESKHSDKILGMTNMRDLEFVGDKDDLVWENGNIYDPKNGSDYSFEMTMSKKNTNLVDGRGYIGVSMFGRTDTWKRLVKKGK from the coding sequence ATGAAAACACTTCATATCTTATTTGTAGCTCTTTTTGCTTCTTTATTTGTTTTGACAAGCTGGACAGCAGCCGAATTTTACTCTCCTACACAAGATAGCCCAGGAGATATTTTGATAGGTGATTGGCAGCCAAGCGATAAACGTTCTGTTATTCGTATTTCTAAAGGAGAAGCTAGTAAAGGACAAGACGTAAATAAATACTATGGTCGTATTGTATGGCTAAAAGAAAAAGATAATCCAGACGGAACACCTCGTTTAGACATCAATAATCCAGATGAATCAAAGCATTCTGATAAAATATTAGGAATGACAAACATGAGAGATTTGGAATTTGTAGGTGATAAAGATGATTTAGTTTGGGAAAATGGAAATATCTATGATCCTAAAAATGGTTCTGATTACAGCTTTGAAATGACAATGAGTAAGAAAAATACAAATCTTGTCGATGGACGTGGTTATATTGGTGTTTCTATGTTTGGTCGTACTGATACATGGAAACGCTTGGTTAAAAAAGGAAAATAA